In Neorhizobium sp. NCHU2750, a single genomic region encodes these proteins:
- a CDS encoding 3-hydroxybutyrate dehydrogenase translates to MSRSVVITGSTSGIGLGIARAFAASGDNVIINGFGDRDEIEAIRASLDAQGSGTILYHPADMTKPIDIEHMILTARDRFGGVDVLINNAGIQHVAKIEEFPPEKWDQLIAILLSSAFHTMRHAIPLMKSQGKGRIINIASAHGLVASPFKSAYVAAKHGIMGLTKTAALELARDAITVNAICPGFVLTPLVEKQIPDQAREKGISEAEVKDEVLLRLQATKEFVAVEEVAEAAIYLASDAARSITGTHISIDGGWTAQ, encoded by the coding sequence ATGAGCAGGTCCGTCGTCATCACCGGATCCACCAGCGGCATTGGGCTCGGCATTGCCAGAGCCTTCGCCGCCTCTGGCGACAATGTCATCATCAACGGCTTTGGTGACAGGGACGAAATCGAGGCGATCCGCGCCTCGCTCGATGCGCAAGGCTCGGGCACGATCCTCTATCACCCCGCCGACATGACGAAGCCGATCGATATCGAGCACATGATCCTGACCGCCCGCGACCGTTTCGGCGGCGTCGATGTTCTCATCAACAATGCCGGCATCCAGCATGTGGCGAAGATCGAGGAATTTCCACCGGAAAAATGGGACCAGCTGATCGCCATCCTGCTGTCCTCGGCCTTCCACACGATGCGCCATGCGATCCCGCTGATGAAATCGCAGGGCAAGGGCCGCATCATCAACATCGCCTCCGCCCATGGCCTCGTCGCCTCGCCCTTCAAGTCTGCCTATGTCGCCGCCAAGCACGGCATCATGGGCCTGACCAAGACCGCCGCACTCGAGCTTGCGCGCGACGCCATCACCGTCAATGCCATCTGCCCCGGCTTCGTGCTGACCCCTTTGGTCGAAAAGCAGATCCCCGACCAGGCGCGTGAAAAGGGCATCAGCGAGGCAGAGGTGAAGGATGAGGTTCTGCTGAGGCTGCAGGCCACCAAGGAATTCGTCGCCGTCGAGGAAGTGGCAGAGGCTGCCATCTATCTGGCAAGCGACGCCGCCCGCAGCATCACCGGCACGCATATCTCCATCGACGGCGGCTGGACGGCGCAGTAA
- a CDS encoding FAD-dependent oxidoreductase — MNPVAILGAGLAGLTAARELKKRGIDVIVFEAAKSIGGMAGSFKDAEGFSYDMGAHFVSNRLAEALGAADSCLTVHHYGEAVRVNDRTYGYPFGLLRSPRFVGSAVAAQLRPTPIHSAADWFRQTYGDELARKVAIPLAEAWSGADACELAPSVGEKMRGGMLKSMYLKAAAKVTNKAVCIGYSHEMPEHAKLYHVYPEGGIAALLEPTARMVGDSVRLSSPVEKIIVEGERVVGVRVKGETIAVSAAISTAPVNILPKLIDGSSRLDHMAEFRYRPMIFVNLKFEGRGLLPDTMLWVPDRTKPFFRAAEAPISMPWLAPSGKTLITFDIGCQIGDRYWEMSDQELAAACLDGIAEIYPNLRQRCLGLGGVVRTPIAYPVYLNRYEQARADFARSTGIDGLYSIGRNGEFAHILMEDIYWRTLRQMERVAGYVADMPPPLKMAA, encoded by the coding sequence ATGAATCCGGTTGCAATACTTGGCGCTGGTCTTGCCGGTCTGACGGCAGCACGTGAACTGAAGAAACGCGGTATCGACGTCATCGTGTTCGAGGCCGCCAAGTCGATCGGAGGCATGGCCGGGTCCTTCAAGGATGCCGAGGGCTTTTCCTACGACATGGGCGCCCATTTCGTCAGCAACCGCCTGGCAGAGGCGCTTGGCGCCGCAGACAGCTGCCTGACCGTCCATCACTATGGCGAAGCGGTTCGCGTCAACGACCGCACCTATGGATATCCGTTCGGCCTGTTGAGGTCGCCGCGTTTCGTCGGCAGCGCCGTTGCCGCACAGCTGCGCCCGACGCCGATCCACTCGGCTGCCGACTGGTTCCGTCAGACCTATGGCGACGAACTGGCCCGCAAGGTTGCCATTCCGCTGGCGGAAGCCTGGTCGGGTGCCGACGCTTGCGAGCTTGCGCCTTCCGTCGGCGAGAAGATGCGCGGCGGCATGCTGAAGTCGATGTATCTGAAGGCTGCGGCAAAGGTGACCAACAAGGCCGTCTGCATCGGTTATTCGCACGAGATGCCCGAGCATGCCAAGCTCTACCACGTCTATCCCGAGGGCGGCATCGCGGCGCTCCTGGAGCCGACAGCCCGCATGGTGGGCGACAGCGTGCGGCTGAGCTCGCCGGTCGAGAAGATCATCGTTGAGGGCGAGCGTGTCGTCGGTGTCAGGGTGAAGGGCGAAACAATCGCCGTGTCGGCCGCCATCAGCACCGCGCCGGTCAATATCCTGCCGAAGCTGATCGACGGGTCCTCGCGTCTCGACCACATGGCCGAGTTCCGTTACCGGCCGATGATCTTCGTCAACCTGAAATTCGAAGGCCGCGGCCTGCTGCCCGACACGATGCTGTGGGTGCCTGACCGGACGAAGCCGTTCTTCCGCGCGGCGGAAGCGCCGATCTCGATGCCCTGGCTTGCGCCGTCCGGCAAGACGCTGATCACCTTCGACATCGGCTGCCAGATCGGTGATCGCTACTGGGAAATGTCGGACCAGGAACTGGCCGCGGCATGTCTCGACGGCATTGCCGAGATCTATCCGAACCTGCGCCAGCGGTGCCTGGGACTGGGCGGTGTCGTGCGCACGCCGATCGCCTATCCGGTCTATCTCAACCGCTATGAGCAGGCGCGCGCCGATTTTGCCCGCTCGACCGGGATCGACGGGCTCTACAGCATCGGCCGCAACGGCGAATTCGCCCATATCCTGATGGAGGATATCTACTGGCGGACGCTCAGGCAGATGGAACGTGTCGCCGGCTATGTCGCCGACATGCCGCCACCGCTCAAGATGGCGGCCTGA
- a CDS encoding D-alanyl-D-alanine carboxypeptidase: MPFIQRIIALVFVVGAMSMASRTAEAGYAHFIYDAQSGKVLAAENSDELNHPASLTKMMTLYLTFEALHNGRLHWDDEIVMTANAASKIPFKLGVQAGKTITVREAVYAMAIRSANDAAAAMGDRLGGTEDQFGVMMTNKAHQLGMNSTVFRNASGLPDDAQVTTARDLAVLALSLIRDYPEEYKIFSERSFVFRGRRIRGHNNLMYRYPGMDGIKTGFVNASGFNIASAVNVDGRRIIGVMMGGKSARQRDDQMAALLDQFVPGRQVAPAPVIAAVTAKEKAQDKVRDKRPAAGSAAAATETLAAGSRKQITLGMPARAASVTPYAEPSKTETAESLASAAAGPVASVARKGEPLWDIQIAAAGSKAAASGAIDTAMPLMADFGQIASNVQSSQSGGKQVFRARLAGFADRDAATRACALLKARSIDCFVVR; the protein is encoded by the coding sequence ATGCCTTTTATCCAGCGGATCATTGCACTCGTGTTTGTCGTTGGTGCGATGTCGATGGCCAGCCGCACGGCGGAAGCAGGCTATGCGCATTTCATCTATGACGCGCAGAGCGGCAAGGTTCTGGCGGCGGAAAATTCCGACGAGCTCAACCATCCGGCGTCGCTGACCAAGATGATGACGCTCTACCTCACCTTCGAGGCGTTGCATAACGGCAGGCTGCACTGGGACGACGAGATCGTCATGACCGCCAATGCCGCGTCGAAAATTCCCTTCAAGCTCGGCGTTCAGGCAGGCAAGACGATCACGGTGCGCGAGGCCGTCTATGCGATGGCGATCCGCTCGGCAAACGATGCCGCCGCCGCCATGGGCGACCGTCTCGGCGGCACGGAAGACCAGTTCGGCGTGATGATGACCAACAAGGCGCATCAGCTCGGCATGAACAGCACCGTGTTCAGGAATGCGTCCGGACTGCCGGACGATGCGCAGGTGACGACTGCGCGCGACCTTGCGGTGCTGGCCCTGTCGCTGATCCGGGATTACCCGGAGGAATACAAGATCTTTTCCGAGCGATCCTTCGTCTTCAGGGGACGCAGGATCCGCGGCCATAACAACCTGATGTACCGCTATCCCGGCATGGATGGCATCAAGACGGGCTTCGTCAACGCATCGGGCTTCAATATCGCCAGCGCCGTCAATGTCGACGGGCGCCGCATCATCGGCGTGATGATGGGCGGCAAGTCGGCCCGCCAGCGTGACGACCAGATGGCAGCGCTGCTCGATCAGTTCGTTCCCGGCAGGCAGGTGGCTCCGGCGCCGGTGATTGCAGCGGTCACTGCCAAGGAAAAGGCCCAGGACAAAGTCAGAGACAAGCGCCCAGCGGCAGGTAGCGCTGCGGCTGCGACCGAGACGCTGGCTGCGGGGTCGCGCAAGCAGATCACCCTCGGCATGCCGGCGCGTGCGGCAAGCGTCACCCCCTATGCGGAACCATCGAAGACCGAGACGGCCGAAAGTCTGGCGAGTGCTGCGGCAGGGCCTGTGGCAAGCGTTGCCCGGAAGGGCGAGCCGCTCTGGGATATCCAGATCGCCGCGGCCGGCAGCAAGGCCGCCGCTTCGGGCGCGATCGACACCGCCATGCCGCTCATGGCCGATTTCGGCCAGATCGCCTCGAATGTCCAAAGCTCGCAATCGGGCGGCAAGCAAGTGTTTCGGGCTAGGCTTGCCGGCTTTGCCGACCGCGATGCTGCAACGCGGGCCTGCGCGTTGCTCAAGGCACGGTCGATCGACTGCTTCGTCGTGCGCTGA
- the xdhB gene encoding xanthine dehydrogenase molybdopterin binding subunit: MDKTSFDTKPVIDGPMHVSLKHDSAHKHVTGQAEYIDDIPEPIGTLHGGLGLSDRAHAEILSVDLDEVRAAEGVVWVMTADDIPGANDVASTGKHDEPLLATDLVEFHGQPIFAVFAETRDQARRAARLAKIEYRDLPHWTDIDGARENGSAFVTEPMTLRRGEPETEIEKPPLRIQASMTIGGQEHFYLESHIALAVPGEDEDVTIWSSTQHPSEVQHMVAHVLGCSNHAVEVRTRRMGGGFGGKETQGNQFAALAAVAAKKLKRAVKFRPDRDEDMSITGKRHDFRVDYDVAFDEGGRIHAVDAIFAARCGYSADLSGPVTDRALFHADSSYFYPHVKLTSQPLKTHTVSNTAFRGFGGPQGMLGGERIIEDIAYAVGKDPLEIRKLNFYGQRGSNRTVTPYHQEVQDNVIARIVDELETSSDYQARRQAIIEFNQSSPVIRKGIALTPVKFGISFTMTAYNQAGALVHIYNDGSIHLNHGGTEMGQGLYTKVAQVVADCFQVDIDRVKITATTTGKVPNTSATAASSGSDLNGMAAYDACRQIKERLIDFAARQWQVNRDRIEFLPNRVKIGGEIVPFDTFIKAAYYDRVQLSAAGFYKTPKIHWDRAAGRGHPFYYFAYGAAVSEVSIDTLTGEYMVDRTDILHDVGKSLNPILDIGQIEGGFVQGMGWLTTEELWWDAKGRLRTHAPSTYKIPLASDRPRIFNVKLAEWSENAEPTIGRSKAVGEPPFMLAISVLEAISMAVASVADYAICPRLDAPATPERVLMAVERLKGM, from the coding sequence ATGGACAAGACATCCTTCGACACCAAGCCCGTCATCGATGGCCCGATGCATGTCTCGCTGAAACATGATTCAGCCCATAAGCATGTCACCGGGCAAGCCGAATATATCGACGATATCCCAGAACCGATCGGCACCCTGCATGGCGGCCTCGGCCTCTCCGACCGGGCGCATGCGGAAATCCTCTCCGTCGATCTCGACGAAGTGCGCGCCGCCGAAGGCGTCGTCTGGGTGATGACGGCCGACGATATTCCCGGTGCAAACGACGTCGCCTCGACCGGCAAGCATGACGAGCCGTTGCTCGCAACCGATCTCGTAGAGTTCCACGGCCAGCCGATCTTTGCCGTCTTTGCCGAGACCCGCGATCAGGCCCGCCGGGCCGCGAGACTGGCGAAGATCGAATATCGCGACCTGCCCCACTGGACCGATATCGATGGCGCGCGAGAAAACGGCTCAGCCTTCGTCACCGAGCCGATGACGCTGCGCCGCGGCGAGCCGGAAACCGAGATCGAAAAACCGCCGCTCCGAATCCAGGCCTCGATGACGATCGGCGGCCAGGAACATTTCTATCTCGAAAGCCATATCGCGCTGGCCGTTCCCGGCGAGGACGAAGACGTCACCATCTGGTCCTCCACCCAGCATCCGAGCGAGGTGCAGCATATGGTGGCGCATGTGCTCGGCTGCTCCAACCATGCCGTCGAGGTGAGGACGCGGCGCATGGGCGGCGGCTTCGGCGGCAAGGAGACCCAGGGCAACCAGTTCGCAGCCCTTGCCGCTGTGGCTGCGAAGAAACTGAAGCGCGCGGTCAAGTTCAGGCCCGACCGCGACGAAGACATGTCAATCACCGGCAAGCGCCACGATTTTCGCGTCGATTACGACGTCGCCTTCGACGAGGGCGGCAGGATCCATGCGGTGGACGCGATCTTTGCCGCACGCTGCGGCTATTCAGCAGACTTGTCCGGCCCGGTCACCGACCGCGCCCTCTTCCACGCGGATTCGAGCTATTTCTATCCGCATGTGAAGCTGACCTCGCAGCCGCTCAAGACCCACACCGTCTCCAACACCGCCTTCCGCGGCTTCGGCGGCCCGCAGGGCATGCTCGGTGGCGAGCGCATCATCGAGGATATCGCCTACGCCGTCGGCAAGGACCCGCTGGAAATCCGCAAGCTGAACTTCTACGGCCAGCGCGGATCGAACCGCACCGTCACGCCTTATCATCAGGAAGTCCAGGACAACGTCATCGCCCGCATCGTCGACGAGCTGGAAACCTCGTCCGACTATCAGGCGCGGCGACAGGCGATCATAGAATTCAACCAGTCGAGCCCGGTCATCCGTAAGGGCATCGCGCTGACGCCGGTGAAATTCGGCATATCCTTCACCATGACCGCCTATAACCAGGCCGGCGCGCTCGTCCATATCTACAATGACGGCTCGATCCACCTGAACCATGGCGGCACCGAAATGGGCCAGGGCCTCTATACCAAGGTGGCGCAGGTCGTGGCCGATTGCTTCCAGGTCGATATCGACCGGGTGAAGATCACCGCAACGACCACCGGCAAAGTGCCGAACACCTCGGCCACCGCCGCCTCCTCCGGCTCGGACCTGAACGGCATGGCCGCCTATGACGCCTGCCGCCAGATCAAGGAGCGGCTGATCGATTTTGCCGCCCGCCAGTGGCAGGTCAATCGCGACAGGATCGAGTTCCTGCCCAACCGGGTGAAGATCGGCGGCGAGATCGTCCCCTTCGACACCTTCATCAAGGCCGCCTATTACGACCGCGTCCAGCTCTCGGCCGCAGGCTTCTACAAGACGCCGAAAATCCATTGGGATCGTGCCGCCGGCCGCGGCCATCCCTTCTATTATTTCGCCTATGGCGCCGCCGTCTCCGAAGTCTCGATCGACACGCTGACCGGCGAATACATGGTCGACCGCACCGATATCCTCCACGATGTCGGAAAATCGCTCAATCCGATCCTCGATATCGGCCAGATCGAGGGTGGCTTCGTCCAGGGCATGGGCTGGCTGACCACCGAGGAACTCTGGTGGGATGCCAAGGGCCGCCTTCGCACCCACGCGCCCTCCACCTACAAGATCCCGCTCGCCTCCGACCGGCCAAGGATCTTCAACGTCAAACTGGCCGAATGGTCGGAAAATGCCGAACCGACCATCGGCCGCTCCAAGGCCGTCGGCGAACCGCCCTTCATGCTGGCGATCTCGGTTCTGGAAGCGATCTCCATGGCCGTCGCAAGCGTCGCCGACTACGCCATCTGCCCGCGGCTCGACGCACCGGCAACGCCGGAACGGGTGCTGATGGCGGTGGAGAGACTGAAGGGGATGTGA
- a CDS encoding SH3 domain-containing protein has product MTRIKLRRSLTVSVLAMLAGLPPFAPLKAADITPDATASGASPITGPSSGIRRGRSTGFPIPRFVSIKSNKAYMRVGPSMDYATKWVYSARGLPMEIIEEYGNWRQVRDQDGVTGWMLAPLLSGQRTAVVGPWYKKPVPLHYSPSRTSGIAAELAPKVRLYLKHCDGSWCDVSLQTQDLGGYVAQAALWGVYPQERID; this is encoded by the coding sequence ATGACACGCATTAAGTTGAGGCGCAGCCTTACCGTATCCGTCCTTGCCATGCTGGCGGGGCTGCCGCCCTTTGCCCCACTGAAAGCTGCCGACATCACCCCGGATGCCACGGCAAGCGGGGCAAGCCCCATCACGGGCCCGTCCTCCGGCATCCGCCGAGGCCGCTCGACCGGGTTTCCCATCCCGCGCTTCGTGTCGATCAAGTCGAACAAGGCCTATATGCGCGTCGGCCCGTCGATGGACTACGCGACCAAATGGGTCTACTCGGCCCGCGGCCTGCCGATGGAAATCATCGAGGAATACGGCAACTGGCGTCAGGTGCGCGATCAGGACGGCGTCACCGGCTGGATGCTTGCGCCGCTTCTGTCTGGCCAGCGCACGGCGGTCGTCGGGCCCTGGTATAAAAAGCCGGTGCCGCTTCATTATTCCCCGTCGAGAACCTCCGGCATTGCGGCAGAACTCGCACCGAAGGTCCGCCTCTACCTGAAGCATTGCGACGGGTCATGGTGTGATGTCTCGCTGCAGACGCAGGATCTCGGCGGCTACGTCGCCCAGGCTGCACTCTGGGGCGTCTACCCGCAGGAGCGGATAGACTGA
- the xdhA gene encoding xanthine dehydrogenase small subunit: protein MSSAIRFILNGEDVMLGDFASTDTLLDYLRLKRRLTGTKEGCAEGDCGACTVLIGRLTEQGLRYESVNACIRLIGSLHGTHVVTVEHLAERDGELHPVQQAMVDCHGSQCGFCTPGFVMSLYGLWLSNENPNRAEIESALQGNLCRCTGYEPIVKAAEKVAENRPSSLFDPLERDRTEIMAKLWSIRSQTDTIIVEAEGGRTIVPATLEAFAEALAAEPDAVIVAGATDVGLWVTKQMRRLDPVIFIGHLAELQAVTIDETGITIGAGVTYADAHGYFDAVIPALGQLLDRIGGQQVRNMGTIGGNIANGSPIGDTPPPLIALGSQLTLRSHSGRRTIPLESYFLAYGKQDRMAGEFVEKIFVPRPDDDSHFAVYKISKRRDEDISALCGAFNLKIDADGLVGEIRIAFGGMAATPKRATHVEDMLTGKPWTWSTISAVRDLFDEDYQPLTDWRATAEYRSLTAKNLLTRFFLETAGAEAQLQRFERDTAEMEEV, encoded by the coding sequence ATGAGTTCAGCCATCCGCTTCATCCTCAACGGGGAAGACGTCATGCTTGGAGATTTTGCCTCCACCGATACGCTTCTCGATTATCTCCGTCTCAAGCGACGGCTGACGGGGACGAAGGAAGGATGCGCGGAAGGCGATTGCGGCGCCTGCACGGTGCTCATCGGGCGCCTCACCGAACAGGGCCTTCGCTACGAAAGCGTCAATGCCTGTATCCGGCTGATCGGATCGCTGCACGGAACCCATGTCGTCACCGTCGAACATCTGGCGGAAAGGGACGGCGAGTTGCATCCGGTACAGCAGGCCATGGTCGACTGTCACGGCTCGCAATGCGGCTTCTGCACGCCGGGCTTCGTCATGTCGCTCTACGGCCTGTGGCTTTCCAACGAGAACCCGAACCGCGCCGAGATCGAAAGCGCGCTGCAGGGCAATCTCTGTCGCTGCACAGGCTATGAGCCGATCGTCAAGGCGGCCGAAAAGGTTGCCGAGAACCGCCCGAGTTCGCTCTTCGACCCGCTCGAACGCGACCGCACCGAAATCATGGCCAAGCTCTGGTCGATCCGCTCGCAGACGGACACGATCATCGTCGAGGCCGAGGGCGGCCGCACCATCGTGCCGGCCACCCTCGAAGCCTTTGCCGAAGCCCTAGCGGCCGAACCGGACGCCGTCATCGTCGCCGGCGCCACCGATGTCGGCCTGTGGGTGACGAAGCAGATGCGCCGGCTCGATCCGGTCATCTTCATCGGCCATCTTGCCGAATTGCAGGCCGTCACGATCGATGAGACCGGCATCACCATCGGCGCCGGCGTCACCTATGCCGATGCCCATGGCTATTTCGATGCGGTCATCCCGGCCCTTGGCCAGTTGCTCGACCGCATCGGCGGCCAGCAGGTGCGCAACATGGGCACGATCGGAGGCAATATCGCCAATGGCTCGCCGATCGGAGACACGCCGCCGCCACTGATCGCGCTCGGTTCTCAATTGACGCTGCGCTCCCATTCCGGCCGCCGCACCATCCCGCTCGAAAGCTACTTTCTCGCCTATGGCAAGCAGGACCGCATGGCCGGCGAATTCGTCGAGAAGATTTTCGTGCCGCGCCCGGACGATGACAGTCACTTCGCCGTCTACAAGATATCGAAACGCCGCGACGAGGATATTTCGGCGCTCTGCGGCGCCTTCAATCTGAAGATCGATGCCGATGGACTGGTCGGCGAGATCCGCATCGCCTTCGGCGGCATGGCCGCCACGCCGAAACGTGCCACCCATGTCGAGGACATGCTGACCGGCAAACCCTGGACCTGGAGCACCATCTCCGCCGTGCGCGATCTCTTCGACGAGGATTACCAGCCGCTCACCGACTGGCGCGCGACCGCCGAATACCGCAGCCTGACGGCGAAAAACCTGCTCACCCGCTTCTTCCTGGAAACGGCCGGAGCGGAGGCGCAGTTGCAGCGCTTCGAGCGGGATACTGCCGAGATGGAGGAGGTGTGA
- a CDS encoding invasion associated locus B family protein encodes MHTKSAALALALTLLSVATATAAQPTRVKQFDAWGVYSYNDDGKTSCYALSVPVTSLPASVDHGDNYFLISPQGSSLMPQAIMGYDLKPGSDVEVAVDNDEFDFVPRDNAAWVKDQGREPAVVNAMRGGSKMTLKATSKRGTHTSYSYSLSGVTAALQAVHKCR; translated from the coding sequence ATGCACACCAAATCTGCAGCCCTTGCACTCGCCCTCACCCTCTTGTCCGTCGCTACGGCCACCGCCGCCCAGCCGACCCGGGTCAAGCAGTTCGATGCCTGGGGCGTCTATTCCTATAACGATGACGGCAAGACCAGCTGCTATGCGCTATCCGTCCCGGTCACCTCCCTGCCGGCCAGTGTCGATCATGGCGACAACTACTTCCTGATCTCGCCGCAGGGCTCTTCCCTCATGCCGCAGGCGATCATGGGTTACGACCTCAAGCCGGGATCCGACGTGGAAGTCGCCGTCGACAATGACGAATTCGATTTCGTCCCGCGCGACAATGCCGCCTGGGTCAAGGATCAGGGCCGCGAGCCCGCCGTCGTCAACGCCATGCGCGGCGGCAGCAAGATGACGCTGAAGGCCACTTCCAAGCGTGGCACCCATACCAGCTATTCCTACTCGCTGAGCGGCGTCACCGCCGCGCTGCAGGCCGTGCACAAGTGCCGCTGA
- the glpK gene encoding glycerol kinase GlpK — translation MAGYILAIDQGTTSTRAIIFDADKRIVGMGQREFPQIFPQSGWVEHDPEDIWQSVLWTVERALSEARIAIGAITAIGITNQRETVVVWDRETGKPVHNAIVWQDRRTAKLCDRLKREGLEKLFTARTGLLLDPYFSGTKLSWVLSNVKGARALAAKGRLCFGTVDTFLIFRLTGGRTFATDATNASRTLIYDISRNRWDEELLDILGIPAAMLPQVKDCADDFGVTDKAVFGAEIPILGVAGDQQAATIGQACFSPGMVKSTYGTGCFAVLNTGGDLVRSKNRLLSTIAYRLDGKTTYALEGSIFIAGAAVQWLRDGLGVIDSAGQSGDLAEDADASAEIGAGQDVYLVPAFTGLGAPYWDAKARGAIYGLTRSTGPAEFARAALESVCYQTADLLAAMTKDWRRHDKAGCEGRTVLRVDGGMAASDWTMQRLADLIDAPVDRPHIQETTALGAAWLAGSRVGLWPDGQAFAADWVSDRRFEPKMEARMRKAKIRGWRDAVRRTLS, via the coding sequence TTGGCTGGCTATATTCTGGCGATCGACCAGGGAACGACGTCCACCCGCGCCATCATCTTCGACGCGGACAAGCGGATCGTGGGGATGGGGCAGCGGGAGTTTCCACAGATTTTCCCGCAATCGGGATGGGTGGAACACGATCCGGAGGACATCTGGCAAAGCGTGCTGTGGACCGTCGAGCGGGCGCTGTCGGAGGCGCGGATTGCGATCGGCGCGATTACGGCGATCGGTATCACCAACCAGCGGGAGACCGTCGTGGTGTGGGACCGCGAGACGGGAAAGCCGGTCCACAATGCCATCGTCTGGCAGGACCGCCGCACCGCGAAGCTGTGCGACAGGCTGAAGAGGGAGGGGCTTGAAAAGCTGTTCACCGCCCGGACCGGACTGCTGCTCGATCCCTATTTTTCCGGCACGAAACTCTCCTGGGTGCTTTCCAATGTCAAAGGGGCGAGGGCGCTGGCGGCGAAGGGGCGGCTCTGCTTCGGCACGGTCGATACATTCCTGATCTTCCGGCTGACCGGTGGGCGGACATTCGCGACCGATGCGACCAATGCCTCGCGGACGCTGATCTACGATATTTCCCGCAACCGCTGGGACGAGGAGCTTCTCGACATCCTCGGCATCCCGGCGGCGATGCTGCCGCAGGTGAAGGATTGTGCCGACGATTTCGGCGTGACCGACAAAGCGGTTTTCGGCGCCGAGATCCCGATCCTCGGCGTTGCCGGCGACCAGCAGGCGGCGACGATCGGGCAGGCGTGTTTTTCGCCCGGCATGGTGAAATCCACCTATGGCACCGGCTGTTTTGCCGTGCTGAATACCGGCGGCGATCTGGTGCGGTCGAAGAACCGGCTTCTCTCGACCATCGCCTATCGGCTCGATGGCAAGACCACCTATGCGCTGGAAGGTTCGATCTTCATTGCCGGTGCTGCGGTGCAATGGCTGCGCGACGGGCTGGGGGTGATCGACAGTGCCGGCCAGAGCGGCGATCTGGCGGAGGATGCAGATGCGAGCGCCGAGATCGGCGCGGGACAGGACGTCTATCTGGTGCCGGCGTTTACCGGGCTCGGTGCGCCCTATTGGGATGCCAAGGCGCGCGGGGCGATCTATGGCCTGACGCGTTCGACCGGCCCGGCGGAATTTGCCCGCGCCGCGCTGGAATCGGTCTGCTACCAGACGGCCGACCTGCTTGCGGCAATGACGAAGGACTGGCGCCGGCATGACAAAGCTGGCTGTGAGGGGCGCACGGTGCTGCGGGTCGATGGCGGGATGGCGGCATCCGACTGGACCATGCAACGGCTTGCCGACCTCATCGACGCGCCGGTCGACCGGCCGCATATCCAGGAGACGACGGCGCTCGGCGCCGCTTGGCTGGCGGGGTCGCGGGTGGGGCTGTGGCCCGACGGGCAGGCGTTTGCCGCGGACTGGGTCAGCGACCGGCGCTTCGAGCCGAAGATGGAAGCCCGGATGCGCAAGGCAAAAATCCGCGGCTGGCGCGATGCGGTGCGCCGCACACTTTCCTGA
- a CDS encoding GGDEF domain-containing protein has protein sequence MIPMSAKLTRMVQTSLTIKVFAICFLCVHVPLIVFIVYLAGGYAAQPQPILLLLLVATVAGTGICLMSLWWMIRPLSQLAQAIKLYRANGTPVRMTIGRKDEIGLLATTVTGMVAETESLMAKLRHQAMTDPMTGLGNRRWLSERAAEELARAERQGETVSVLVLDLDRFKGINDGHGHETGDRVLVATGEIVRTCLRPYDLAARIGGEEFCVMLPRTSLDEAQAIAERLRKALAATTVPPLRQGRMTASFGICAAGPGDRLSDLLLRADFALYEAKRAGRNCVRRAAENDTGRDGNDDMIDVSTARPVPSQTRPSPN, from the coding sequence ATGATTCCGATGTCTGCGAAACTGACCCGCATGGTCCAGACTTCATTGACCATCAAGGTATTTGCGATCTGCTTTCTCTGTGTGCATGTGCCGCTTATCGTCTTCATCGTCTACCTGGCCGGCGGCTATGCAGCCCAACCGCAGCCGATCCTGCTCCTGTTGCTAGTCGCAACGGTGGCCGGCACCGGCATCTGCCTGATGAGCCTCTGGTGGATGATCCGCCCGCTCAGTCAGCTGGCGCAGGCAATCAAGCTCTACCGGGCCAACGGCACGCCGGTACGCATGACGATCGGCAGAAAAGACGAGATCGGCCTTCTGGCCACGACCGTCACCGGCATGGTGGCGGAAACGGAAAGCCTGATGGCGAAGCTCCGCCACCAGGCGATGACCGATCCGATGACGGGGCTCGGCAACCGACGCTGGCTGAGCGAGCGCGCCGCGGAAGAACTGGCGCGCGCCGAGCGGCAGGGCGAAACGGTCTCCGTTCTGGTCCTCGACCTCGATCGCTTCAAGGGCATCAATGACGGCCACGGCCACGAGACGGGCGACCGCGTTCTCGTCGCCACCGGCGAAATCGTCCGCACCTGCCTCCGGCCCTATGATCTGGCGGCCCGCATCGGCGGCGAGGAATTCTGCGTGATGCTGCCGCGCACCTCGCTCGACGAAGCCCAGGCGATCGCCGAACGGCTGCGCAAGGCATTGGCCGCGACCACCGTGCCGCCGCTTCGCCAGGGCCGCATGACGGCAAGCTTCGGCATCTGCGCTGCAGGTCCAGGTGACCGCCTTTCCGATCTGCTGCTGCGCGCCGATTTCGCCCTCTATGAAGCCAAGCGCGCCGGCCGCAACTGCGTTCGTCGCGCCGCCGAAAACGACACCGGGCGGGATGGCAATGACGATATGATCGATGTCTCGACCGCCCGCCCTGTCCCCTCGCAGACCCGCCCTTCCCCCAACTGA